ATTGCTCACTTTTTTACATTATGGAGCTCACTCAAGGCCCTGCAAAATCAGCTTACGATACTGGGTAGGACTCAGACCTGTGTACTTTTTAAAAATGTCGTTAAAGCGCTGAAGTGATGAAAAACCACACATCATGGCAATATTGCTAATCTTTAGATTTGACATGGAGAGATATTCTTTGGCTTTTTCAATCCTCTTTGAAAGCAGATATTCTTTGGGTAGAACTCCAAAATGATTCTTGAATATCCTTGAGAGACTGCTTTCAGACATGAAAAGCCTTTTTGCTATATCACCCATTTTTATATCTTCCATGTAATTCTTGTCAATATATTCTTTTATATGTTTTGCAATCAATGAATAGTCGTAATTTTTTATCATCTCCAAACTATTGATTTCTCGGGTTATATATATGAAGAGCTCCAAACATTTTATATAAAGAAGAATGCTATTTTTGTTTTCTTTTGTTTCTTGAAGTATTAATTCTAAACAAAAGAAAATACTGCTTCTTTTGCGTATATGAAAAAAGTAAAATCTATTTGGTATGTTTTCCAAAATATTCAAGAAGCCATAAATCTCTTTCAATTCATCTATTTTAATTCTGCTCTCTGGTTTCAGATAAAAACCCATTACGACAAACTCAGCCTTGCTGCTACTTGCAACCTCAAACTTGTGTTTGGTGTATGGTTTTATTATCAAAAGATCACCAGCTTTTAATTCTATTCTTTCCTCTTCAACCCAAAAATTAATATTTCCTTTCTTTACAAATATAAGTTCATAGTTGTCATGAACATTGTAATCCATCTTCCAGCTATTATCATGAACTCTTTCAAGCGTTTTTACAATTACAGGCAAAATATTATTGATCACTTCCAACATTTTTAAACCCCGCTTGTTTCACTTGCAACTTTCATAAACAGCATTAAAAATCTCTTCATATGACATTGCTTTTAAAAATGTCACCTTTTTACCCACCAAATGGCCAGAGGACAATTTTTTTTGTTTAAGAAACTTCTCAAACGAGTCTTTGTCCTGAACAACACCGTTCTTGTAAAGAACATCTGTAAGGTTATCAATACTGTTAATATAAATCTCCACTGTATTATTGAGATTGGATAAAACATCCTTAGCACTTGAAATGGTAGCAAAATACATTACACACACACCAAGTACCCATCCAATCCCTATTCCCAGTAGTAAAAACTTGTACCACTTCAGATGCTCTCCCTCCCTACTACCTTTATAGCAAGCTTGACCTCGCCTTTACCAATATTTAGACTCGAGGCAATTTGTTCTACTGTATATCCCTGTTTGTAAAGCTCAATCACTTTTTTGTAGAGCTCTTCTTTTGAGCGTTTTTTGTTCTCATTTTTCTGCATATCTTTGTTAGATTCAATATAAGCCATCTTTTCTGTATAAACTTCGAAATCTGTTGCTTTCCCAATCTTTTTCTCATTCTCTGTATGTTCAGTATTTTCTTTAACTTGCGATATCCTCATATCTAAAATTTCACTTTTTGCCCATTTTACCTTGTTTTCAATTCTTTCAATTATATAATCTCCAAAACTATCCAGTTCTTCAATAGTATCAATGGCTTCATTTAAAAGCTGTGAAAGAGTTTTTTGAACCCTTTCTGACTCATGTAGAATCTTCTCTCCTCTCTCTACATCCTTTTTTATTGCCCTCAGTGACCATAATATTAAAATTAGTCCAAAAAATATAAATAAAACTATATAGGCATCCATCTTTTCTTTATCTTCTCCCCTATAAAAACTTTATATTCTAACATCAAATCCTTTCTTCTGCTTTTTGGATTTTTTAGATTCCTGTTTTTCCCTCTCCTGTTTTTGAGAAAGTCTAATCTCAGATGCACTGTCTTTTTCTCTGACTCTTTTCAAATCTTCATCTACTTTTGCCTGGTTTTTCTGACTATTTATGTGCCTGAGCATATTTTCTTTTTGCTGCTCGCCCAGTACAACCTGCGACACTTCTGTCGATTTGGGATACAAAATCTTTACATCAATTGGTCTTATATTCACTTTTTCACCATCTCCCTTTTATCTACAAAAGCATTAAAATTCCATTAATCTTTTAAGCATATGGTGCTATCTTGATATCAGCATCCTCCCTGTAAATTTTGCAGTATTTTACTGGCTCTTTTATAAGCTTGCACACATTCCCTATGGTTATCTTAACCCCAGGATATAAGGTATCCTGAACTTTAATAATTCCTTCATTTCTCTCCTCAAGTCTTTTTTCAATCTCTTCATATTCACTTTGCAATGCTTTCAATCTTTCTGATGCCATAATCTTTGACCTTGTAAACTTTTGAAGCATCTCTCTTTTTTCGTCAGTCAAAAGACCTGCTGCCTCAATTCTCTTTAAAACTTCAATGCCCTGGTCACATTTTTTCATATTTTCCCTCAACTCTGATATTTCTTTTTTTATTTCCCTGTACCTTTCCACCATAAGAGGATCAACCCCAACTTCTATCTCGGTAGTCGTGGAAAGGTACGAACCTATGACCTTTGCTTCAATCTCCCTGCCAACCTTGCAGGACCCACCAACAATAGAAGCTTTCCTTCCAACAAGAATAAGCTTATTCCCGCACTTTACGTCGCTGTGAACAATTGCCTCTGCTTGAACATCTTCACCAGCTACAACAGTAGCGTTTTCAATAAACTTTGCAAAAACGCTCTTGCCTGCAACCACCTTGCCCTTGCCCATACCTGTTATTCCTTTATGCAGTACAACATTCCCTTTTGCTTCAATTTCAGCTGCCTCGACAATACCGTCAACCTCTATATTTCCCTCAGCCACAACTTTAAACCCTGAAAGCACACTCCCCTTTATATGGACATTACCAACAAAGTTTATATTGCCTGTTGAGTTGTCAATATCAGAACTAATTTCCAATGTATTTAAAACCGTAACCTTACCTTCGATTATACATACCTGTCCATCGCATGCAGCTTTTAAAGTATGACCATCAGCGTCTATGTATGTATTTTTCCCCCTTGGAAGATTCAACTTTCTTCCTTTCTGCCCTCTTATTACACCTCCAAATACATCCCTACCATCTTCTCCATCAACAGGGTCTATCATTGTAACAAGAATATCATCTTTTCGCACGTTTTGAACAATTCCCAGGTCCTTGTAATCAACTCTTCCATCAGGAAGTTCTTTTGGTCTTATCTCGCGCTTGATGTCAAAATGATATATGAGCTTGCCGTCAACAGGTTTGCCAGGCGGTTTCCCCTGTGCAACTACAACAGGTGTTCCAAAAACAGAATTTTCAATAAGTCTTTTGATGGCCTCTTCATCAATCCCAAAAACTATTTTATTTTCTTTCAGTTTGTTCATTACATTTTCAAAAGTCAAATCCACACCATTCTGATTTTGTACAAGCACCACACTTGCCTTTAATCTATCAGAGGTTACCATTACCTTTATATCAACCTTTTGTTCACTTGACATTTTAAAATACACCTTCCCCGCAAAAAAATAAATATTTATTTTTCTAAATATTTCTGTAAAGCACTCCTGAGTTTTAAAAGAGCTCGCGTGTGAAGCTGACTCACACGTGATTCAGATATGCCAAGAATTTTTGCTATCTCTTTTATACTCAGCTCTTCGTAATAATAAAGCATAATCACCATCCTTTCATTCTCCATAAGATTATCTATCTGTTGCCTTAAAACATTTTTAAGTTCCTCATTCTCTATAAAATGTTCTGGCTGTGAAACAAAATCCTCAAGTCCTCCAATTTTACTTTCGTAGCTTTGTTCCAAAAAACTCTCCAGTGAAACAATCATACCACTTGATATCTTCTCTTGAAGCTTTTGCAATTCACTTATTGAAATTCCCAGCCTTTTGGCCACCTCATAGTCTGTTGGAGTTCTGCCTTCTCTCTCTATCTCAATGTATGCCTTTTCTATCTCCTTTGCTTTTTGTCGAATACTTCGTGGCAAAAAATCCTGGCTTCTGACACAGTCAATTATCGCACCTCTTATTCTGGTATATGCATATGTCTCAAATTTGACTCCCTTTTGGCTATCAAATTTTTCTATCGCATCAAGAAGACCAATTGAACCATAACTTACCAGGTCATCATATTCAACGTTTCCGCCAAAATATATAGCCATTCTGCCAGCTACAAGCTTTACAAGCGGCATATACTTTATTATGAGCTGTTCTTTTATTTTTTGGTCTTTGGTCTTTATAAACTTTTCCCACAATAATGCTTCATCCATACTTATTCATACCTCTCAACTATCGAGGATTTTTGTTCTGACTGTCATTTAATATATTCTTAATTGCATTTCCGCATATAAAACTTACAAATGATACTACAGCAGTTGCAAAAAATGTGTATTCTCCAGACTTTTTTGTAACAAGACTCACAATTAAAACAATACTCCCTCCAATAAGTGCTAAAATCTCAGGTAACAGTTGCTCCCCTTTCAATCTCAAGTCCTTCTCCTTTTAAATTGTTTTTGTACCCTTCCCAATTGTTTTTATTTCAAGTCTGCCGTCTTCCGAATAAAATATAATTGTTCTACCATAATTCCCCCCTGTGTCCTCTGCAACAATAGATATACCCAAATCTTGTAAAACCTTTTTGGCAGCCTCTACATTGCGTTTACCAATGTTCATAAATTCACTCCTTGTAACCTCAAACATCTGTGCACCACCTGCAAGCTTGGCAACCATGTTCTTCTTTGCTACACCAAGTTCTTCCATCTTCTCTATGAGTAGTGGAATACCTGTATCTGCAAACTTTGCAGGGTTTGTATTATTTTTTACACCCCAGCTGTAAGGAAGCATAATATGTATCATACCTATTGCTTTTGTCTTTGTATCGTATATACACACTCCCACGCATGAACCAAGTCCAAGGGTTGTAAGGGCGTTTGGATAAGTTGTTACATTCAAATCTGCCATACCTACTTTTATAATCTCCATCATCTTTTACGCTACTCCCAGTGCTTTTAACATTTTTTGATATGACTCTATTGTTGGTATAAGGAAAAAATCAGCAATAATTTTACTGCTTTCTTCAAAAATTTCAGTTTCGATATAAAGTGCAGTGTCACCAGTCCCGCCAAACTGAATGGCAGGAAAACTCAAAATTGCGCCTGCCATATCCTCAGCAAGCTGTGGAACAGACTGGATCATTTTAAAACCTGTAAGACTCGAAAGTGCTGTCAAATACGCTCCTGCCAAAATATTCCCTATCTCCATCAGTGCAGACTTTTCTATGTCTGTAAACTCACTGTAACCATTTAAGGTTGTTCCCACCAACATGTTTACAAGAAGATGCGCAGAAGCTTGAGACATAACAAACATGATAAATCCTTCGATGTCGCCTTCCACGTTTAGTAAGATTCCAACTACAGGAATCTCTGCCCCGCCAAGTATCTCTGGAACCTCTTGAAGCTTTACCATCTTTACAACAGGAACCTTCATATTTATTTTCCTGCCAATCATCATAGCAAGAGCTGACACTGCATTCCCAGTTCCAATATTCCCAAGCTCTTTTAACACATCTAAATACATTTCGTTTATTTCGTTATTTGATAAACTCATAAAAATTTAAACCTCCTCGGTTTTTTCAAAAAGCACATCTTCAAGGTTTATGATGTTTATCAGCAAACCATTGTACTTTGCAATTGAAAACTTAAACTCGTTTCTATCTCTTGTCGCTTGGTCAAAATCTTCTTTAGAAAGATATACCACATCCAAAACTTCATCAATTATCAATCCCACTTTGAACTCGCTCTTCCAGTTGACAATCAAAATTCTCGTCTCTTCCCCAAAATCCTCTTTTTCAACTCCAATCTTTTCACGAAGGTCAATAACCGGTACAATCTCGCCTCGAAGATTTATAACTCCTTTTACATATTCTTTTGTATGAGGCACACGGGTTATTGGCATGAGTTTTTCAATATTTTCTATATTATTTACATTCAGTCCATAATGCTCATCCGCAAGCCTGAAAATCAAATATTGTTCCATCTTCTATTTTCACCTCTATATTTTCTCATTTTTTTGCTAAACTGTGAGCATGTTCGGGTCAAGTATCATCGCAACAGACCCGTCACCAAGGATTGTTGCACCTGATATTAGTCTAATACCTTCTAAATATTTTCCAAGCGATTTTATAACGATATCCTGCTGCCCTAAAAGCCTATCAACAATAATTCCTGTCAACTTCTCACCGCGCCTGACTATTACAACTGTAAATTTCTTTTTGTCAAGCACTGGTTCTAAACCTACAATTGAATGTAAATGCTTTATTGGAATTACTTGATTTCTCAGCATGATTATCTCTTTTCCTTTTTGCACAACTTTTATATCCTCTTTTGCAACATCCACAATCTCTCTGATTGACGCAACAGGTATAGCGTATATTTCATCCTTCACAGTGACCAGCAGAGCCTGGATAATAGCAAGAGTTAGTGGCAGTCTTATAATAAATTTTGTGCCTTTACCCTTTTGCGTCTTTACCTCAACCATTCCACCAAGTTGCTCAATCTTTGTCTTTACAACATCAAGCCCAACACCACGTCCAGAAAGGTTTGTCACTTTGTCCTTGGTTGAAAAGCTTGGCATAAACAGAAAATCTATTATTTCCTGTTCTGACAAATCCACCTGTTCTTCCTTCAAAAGCCCTTTCTCTATCGCTTTTTGCTTAACCTTTTCTAAATCAATACCTTTGCCATCGTCTTCAACCTCAATAACAACATTGTTCCCGTCATGATAAGCTGACAGCTTTATAAGTCCACTTCTTGGCTTGCCGTTTTTTACCCTTTCATCTGGGTCTTCTATTCCATGGTCGGCAGCATTTCTTAAAAGATGAATAAGCGGATCACCAAGCTCATCCACAATTGTCCTGTCAACCTCTGTATCTTCACCTGACATTACAAGTTCAAATTCCTTCCCGAGTTCTCTTGCCAAATCTCTCATCATCCGTGGAAAACGTGAAAATACCCTCTCTACCGGAACCATTCGAACTTTCATAACAGCATCGTGTAAACTTGTTGTAATTCTCTCCAAATACTCAATCGACTCTTCATACTGTCTATCGTTATACTTTTTCGCAAGTCCTTCTATGCGACTTTTGATTATAATAAGCTCGCTTACCAAGTTCATGAGAACATCCAATCTTTCAATGTCGACTCTGACTGTCTTGCTTGTCTTTTGGAGAGTTTCCTGTTTCTGCTGTCTTACAACCTTTACAGTTTCCTGGACCTGGGTATCTTGTTGTACCTCTTTAATTTCTTCTTTCTCTTCTGTTCTGTCAACCTCGCCGGACTTTATCTCAAGCGCTTTTACTTCTCTTATCTCTGAAATTGAAAGAATTCTCTCTCTTATTTTTTCAACCGGCTGCTTGCTTATCACGGTAATAGAAAACTCAAAGTCAAATTTTTCATCTTCAATGTCCTGAACAGAAGGTTTTGAATGAATAATCTCGCCAAATTCCTCAACTGCCCTGAAAACAAGGTATGCACGAGCAGATTTTAAAAGACAGTTTTGGTCAAGCTCAATATCAAACTTGTAAACGTTCAGCCCTTGCTCCCATGCACGTTCTATTGCCCTTACAACAAACTCGTCATACTCATATTTCTTACCGGCTTTTGAAACAGTTGGTACTGCCATATCCCCGGTAGGTCTGCCCAATATGGCATTTAATGCATCTACGAGCTGAACATTTGTTTCAGTCCCTTCTGTACCTGTTGCAACAATTATATCAAGGTATGCCTCCAGTGCATCAACAGTCTTGAAAAGAACATCCATGATATTAGGAGTTACTCTTAACTTTCCATCGCGCGCAGCAGCAAGAA
The DNA window shown above is from Caldicellulosiruptor owensensis OL and carries:
- a CDS encoding AraC family transcriptional regulator; its protein translation is MLEVINNILPVIVKTLERVHDNSWKMDYNVHDNYELIFVKKGNINFWVEEERIELKAGDLLIIKPYTKHKFEVASSSKAEFVVMGFYLKPESRIKIDELKEIYGFLNILENIPNRFYFFHIRKRSSIFFCLELILQETKENKNSILLYIKCLELFIYITREINSLEMIKNYDYSLIAKHIKEYIDKNYMEDIKMGDIAKRLFMSESSLSRIFKNHFGVLPKEYLLSKRIEKAKEYLSMSNLKISNIAMMCGFSSLQRFNDIFKKYTGLSPTQYRKLILQGLE
- a CDS encoding DUF6115 domain-containing protein, whose protein sequence is MDAYIVLFIFFGLILILWSLRAIKKDVERGEKILHESERVQKTLSQLLNEAIDTIEELDSFGDYIIERIENKVKWAKSEILDMRISQVKENTEHTENEKKIGKATDFEVYTEKMAYIESNKDMQKNENKKRSKEELYKKVIELYKQGYTVEQIASSLNIGKGEVKLAIKVVGRESI
- a CDS encoding DUF342 domain-containing protein; its protein translation is MSSEQKVDIKVMVTSDRLKASVVLVQNQNGVDLTFENVMNKLKENKIVFGIDEEAIKRLIENSVFGTPVVVAQGKPPGKPVDGKLIYHFDIKREIRPKELPDGRVDYKDLGIVQNVRKDDILVTMIDPVDGEDGRDVFGGVIRGQKGRKLNLPRGKNTYIDADGHTLKAACDGQVCIIEGKVTVLNTLEISSDIDNSTGNINFVGNVHIKGSVLSGFKVVAEGNIEVDGIVEAAEIEAKGNVVLHKGITGMGKGKVVAGKSVFAKFIENATVVAGEDVQAEAIVHSDVKCGNKLILVGRKASIVGGSCKVGREIEAKVIGSYLSTTTEIEVGVDPLMVERYREIKKEISELRENMKKCDQGIEVLKRIEAAGLLTDEKREMLQKFTRSKIMASERLKALQSEYEEIEKRLEERNEGIIKVQDTLYPGVKITIGNVCKLIKEPVKYCKIYREDADIKIAPYA
- a CDS encoding FliA/WhiG family RNA polymerase sigma factor — protein: MDEALLWEKFIKTKDQKIKEQLIIKYMPLVKLVAGRMAIYFGGNVEYDDLVSYGSIGLLDAIEKFDSQKGVKFETYAYTRIRGAIIDCVRSQDFLPRSIRQKAKEIEKAYIEIEREGRTPTDYEVAKRLGISISELQKLQEKISSGMIVSLESFLEQSYESKIGGLEDFVSQPEHFIENEELKNVLRQQIDNLMENERMVIMLYYYEELSIKEIAKILGISESRVSQLHTRALLKLRSALQKYLEK
- a CDS encoding chemotaxis protein CheD → MMEIIKVGMADLNVTTYPNALTTLGLGSCVGVCIYDTKTKAIGMIHIMLPYSWGVKNNTNPAKFADTGIPLLIEKMEELGVAKKNMVAKLAGGAQMFEVTRSEFMNIGKRNVEAAKKVLQDLGISIVAEDTGGNYGRTIIFYSEDGRLEIKTIGKGTKTI
- a CDS encoding chemotaxis protein CheC, with protein sequence MSLSNNEINEMYLDVLKELGNIGTGNAVSALAMMIGRKINMKVPVVKMVKLQEVPEILGGAEIPVVGILLNVEGDIEGFIMFVMSQASAHLLVNMLVGTTLNGYSEFTDIEKSALMEIGNILAGAYLTALSSLTGFKMIQSVPQLAEDMAGAILSFPAIQFGGTGDTALYIETEIFEESSKIIADFFLIPTIESYQKMLKALGVA
- a CDS encoding chemotaxis protein CheW, translated to MEQYLIFRLADEHYGLNVNNIENIEKLMPITRVPHTKEYVKGVINLRGEIVPVIDLREKIGVEKEDFGEETRILIVNWKSEFKVGLIIDEVLDVVYLSKEDFDQATRDRNEFKFSIAKYNGLLINIINLEDVLFEKTEEV
- a CDS encoding chemotaxis protein CheA — protein: MDMSQYLGMFIEEARDHIQSLNDNMLKLEENPEDLSLVNEIFRSAHTLKGMAGTMGFVNMQKLTHAMENVLAAARDGKLRVTPNIMDVLFKTVDALEAYLDIIVATGTEGTETNVQLVDALNAILGRPTGDMAVPTVSKAGKKYEYDEFVVRAIERAWEQGLNVYKFDIELDQNCLLKSARAYLVFRAVEEFGEIIHSKPSVQDIEDEKFDFEFSITVISKQPVEKIRERILSISEIREVKALEIKSGEVDRTEEKEEIKEVQQDTQVQETVKVVRQQKQETLQKTSKTVRVDIERLDVLMNLVSELIIIKSRIEGLAKKYNDRQYEESIEYLERITTSLHDAVMKVRMVPVERVFSRFPRMMRDLARELGKEFELVMSGEDTEVDRTIVDELGDPLIHLLRNAADHGIEDPDERVKNGKPRSGLIKLSAYHDGNNVVIEVEDDGKGIDLEKVKQKAIEKGLLKEEQVDLSEQEIIDFLFMPSFSTKDKVTNLSGRGVGLDVVKTKIEQLGGMVEVKTQKGKGTKFIIRLPLTLAIIQALLVTVKDEIYAIPVASIREIVDVAKEDIKVVQKGKEIIMLRNQVIPIKHLHSIVGLEPVLDKKKFTVVIVRRGEKLTGIIVDRLLGQQDIVIKSLGKYLEGIRLISGATILGDGSVAMILDPNMLTV